In Scophthalmus maximus strain ysfricsl-2021 chromosome 5, ASM2237912v1, whole genome shotgun sequence, the sequence atttgtgttgtttaacaGGTATCATACTCAGTATCGGACAGGGGGAAATGGTGTCGGAACATCTCTAGTATAAATTGACTGTGTTGTGCAAGAGTGCGTGCAACAGCCTCAACAAACGCAATTTCAAAATACAACACATAGGCCTGTCATGATAATTACGTTATGGACTTATTGTCCgataaatgaatatgaactcaatcatttatAACAGGCATTGCGTTTACACGCATGTTTGATGACATAAGGATGAATGTcgacaacagtccagcaaagactcgctgcttctgtcctctcatctgttctcttAATGagtatgattaatcaattactggtttggtctataaaatgtcagaaaatatggatttcttagtatttttctacaAGGCACCgcgtcttcaaattgcttgttttgtctgaggcctaaacacaagtgtaaactttggataacatttctcttttagcagcgacacaaatcgtgtaggacttgcatACGCAACAAGCAAGCTCACATGCTCCAGTGTCCAAAATGACGACAATATTGTTGATCGAAATCATTTCTGGGACGatatatatcgtgcaacaaaaagtagttatcgtgacaggcctcaCAACACATATTTGCTGTGTGCTTTTCACATCAACAAACGCAACGTGTCAGACATTTATGCGTAAAGATAAGTGTagcacagagacaaactgtACTAAATTACACGAGAAGCCAGAAATAAAAGTGTAATTTCATCACAAGGATGTGCAGCCCACCTATCTTCGTGGACCTGAGCACCTCCCTGGATGGGATCTTCTTGCTCAGCTCGGTCAGGGCGCTCAGCAGGTTGTCCCTGCTCTGTCCGGGCAGCTCCAACATGGACTTACAGCGCAGGATGTCCTCGATCACGACCACCCTCTGTGAAGAAACACATCGagcgacgatgatgatgatgatgatgatgatgagtgacTGAACCTGTCGTGTATACAGTGACGTCATGAATCAGCTCACCCGTAAAGATTCAATCGTTGTTTGTCTGTAAACCCTTTCGTTGCTCTTCGATTTCGCCGGTTTCTCCCCTTTAGGAAGCCGAATCACGAACTTGTCCATGTTCTGCAGCCAAGtgggttgtttggtttgtttgaccAACAAGCGCCAACGCCAACCGCGACGGCTGAGTTTGGTTCTATTAAATTAAGTCGGCTGCTAAACTGAAGTTCAGGCTACAGGCTAGTTAGGAGCTAACAGCTGTTAGCAGCTACCTGGTTAGCTGCTAGGAGCTAACAGCTGTTAGCAGCTACTTGGTTAGCGTCACCGAGCTAACTCTGTCATTTGAAATTCGATACTTTGTTAGCTTGGATGAATTCATCATCCGTCCACACTCCTCCACATTACCAGTCACTTTTCAAACAACGACTGTGACGAATGTTCTGtttgctgaagctgctgcagctcagaggcTGTGGTAAATAGTAGAGGCTAATGGTGCCTTTGAGGACTGTGGGAATAACGGCACGCACTGTTGACTCGCCTCAACACGAGGCTGTAGACGTGCAAatagagaaaaaacataaaacattttaagttgaataaatacattaaaacaacatgaatgataaactttgaaataaaggaaaataaaaatctcaaaAGACTGTCTCCATTTTAAGGTGCTTTCCTTAACTTGTGCCGCTGTCATCAATCCCGAATCCATATTTTATAATCTTACCCATGTCCCAAACACGTTTTGTCTTGTTTGCAGGCTCACCAACTTTTTCTGAATTTAACTGAACAACTCCCACTTACTCAAgtgcataaaaaaagaagttcttATTGAGTGAAATCCTACTTCACATGTTTATTTAGCAGGAAAGTGCAGGAAAATGTGTTACCACCATAGAGTGTATAGGTCAGCTCCTGGGATTGCAAATGATTTATGTCATCATGACTAAGAATTAAACTGTTTTGGATTAAACTATAACATAGTGttattgtctgtgttttgctaAGCATGTGAATAAATATTGTCAAACTCATATTctgcatcctgctgctgctgcggaggaCATCAATGTGCAgcttgatttaatttgaaaatattgtacAAATATAAACAGAACCAGGtcaaaataagagaaagaaaacaacatcaataaaatataataaaattaaaataaaccataGATACACAAACAAAGTCTTGTAAGGATTGCAAACTGACCATAAAACCTAGCATAACTTATTTCCACAGGAAATTTACCTGCTGAaattcattaaaacaacaaagcttaatcagaaaaaatgaatatggTATTATCACTGTTTGTAGTTATTACCCACTGATTTTGAATGTGATATCAGACCGTGTGTGTGAAATTCAGGAATTTACGAGGAGCACTCGAACGCAGCAAAAACACACGCGAGCGTCAAGTCTCGCGAGAGAACGATCAGATTAAAGACCAGGCGGAAGCGACGcgtgatttgtttgtttggattctTCGCAGCGGGCGGAATGGGGAGCTTCTTCTCCTTTGTGTGCGCGCTGGCGCTCCTCGCCCAGCTGTCGCGCTCCCTGGCCTCCGCGGACGTGTTCGACAGCGTCCTGGGCAGCACCGCCTCGTGCCACAAGTCGTGCGAAATGACCTACAGCTTGCACACTTATCCGCGGGTGAGTAGCCCGTCGTGTCGCTAGCGTCGCAGCTAACTCGCGTTCGGTGAAGTTAGCGGAGGCCTCTCAAACTcagaaccgtgtgtgtgtgggtttttttaaaatttgacgTAGTTTCTACGCGACGTGCGGTCGCGTTTAGCTCAACGCGCAAAGTTGCGAAGTGCGTCATCTCAACGCGGGTGTTGCCGTTTATCCGAGTGTAATTGAACTCGCCCtgtggtttgttgtttgtttgtttgtttttttaaattgacgtAGTTTCTACGCGACGTGCGGTCGCGTTTAGCTCAACGCGCAAAGTTGTGAAGTGCGTCATCTCAACGCGGATGTTGTTTATCCGAGTGTAATAGAACtcgcccctgtgtgtgtgtgtgtgttgcaggaggaggaactgtACGCCTGTCAGCGAGGCTGCCGCCTGTTCTCCATTTGTCAGTTCGTTCGTGACGGCGACGACCTGAACCAGACCAAGGCCGAGTGTGAATCCAGTGAGTGAGCGAATGCACTGAGGCGTTTGACCCatttctctccccgtctctgttTATGTGTGATCGCCCCACTGTAAACACTGTGATGCATATATAATCAGCACCAATGGCAACACACCCATAAGTCCATAATAAGCAGACTCGCTCATTCCTCCTTGTCTTGACTATAATCCTGTTTGACCATGTGTTGCCTCTCACCGTCTCCACCTCCGCAGCCTGCCGAGAAGCCTACACACAGGCCGATGAGCAGTACGCATGCAAACTGGGCTGTCAGAACCAGCTTCCGTTCGCAGAGCGACGGAATGAGCAGGTAATGGCCACTCAGTAAGTGTGTATGGCTCTtccaataaaacatgaacagcAACAGTGCTCTCACGGTGTCTTTTTATTCCCCCCTCCCCAGTTGGAGGCCATGATGCCGCGGATCCACATGCTGTACCCCCTGATTCTGGCGAGGGGATTTTGGGACGACGTGATGAGTCAGGCCCACAGCTTCATCACCTCCACGTGGACCTTCTACCTCCAGGCCGACGATGGCAAAGTTGTCATTTTCCAGGTGTGAAACTGAGCGGGGATTCTATCCTGTATGGCAAACACACTATATATCCTGTATGCACAAGTCTCTCATCCCGTGACGAGTGCACTTGTGATGAAGACAACTACTGCAAAccagtcctgttttttttctgttgttaacAGACCGAGCCACAGGTCAAGTTTTTCTCCCAGTTTGAACTGGACAAAGACGTTAAAGAGGAGCCAGAGAATAGCTGTAAGCCATCCCTTcaattttcttgttttcctcttaTGCTTAAGCTAATGGTCTTCTCCCCCTTTCTTATTTTCAGGGAATCTTATGAATAAACAAAAGTCAAACACTGAATGTATTCTTACAACTATTATCTGTATAGGTGGAAGCTGTTCTGTGTAGACTTTCATTGCTTtacaagaaaatacataaatgccACATAAGCTGCTTTTCCTGAACTTGAGCACACTCCGGATAacgagttcatgtctgaaaacggctttGGTTGCATTTATGccccttttccaccaacaaGGAACAGATGCTGTACCGGTTCTCGCACCTCACTTTTCGTCAGCTGCTTTTGACCAAAAATAATTTGGTTTGGAACATTGAAATCTGTTTCCCAAGATTTCCCAGGTTCTGATTCCCCCGAACCAAAAATCGAGCAGGTTTTCAAGTGTAAACTATGACGTAATCAGTGGGCATGTCACTTTCTACAGGGTGGAACGATTTCCACTGGGCATTGTGCAACAACGCCCTCCACTAATAATACATCTTCGATTACATTGGTTCTACTAAAGACTAGTGGAAATGTGGGTTGGGTTCCCTAAATGGCACCGAGGTTCCTGTAATTCTAAATGGAACTGGTTCTAGAACCAGATCTAACTTGGTGTAAAAGAGCGGAGTGACAGAATCCTTCATTATGATTACGTGGGCACtgtagattatttatttttggcagGCCCACGTACAccttgaatcatttttttctacaaataaacCCCgcctggtgttttttttcaaaaattacCCAGCCTTTCATTAGATGAAATAATATGCATGACATCCTGGAACATCTTCAGTAGGAACACATGGCCTTTGAGGCCGAGTTTGGTCATGCAACAGAAAGTACTGAGAAACTAAAACATTGCTGGTTTTAGTCTTTTCCCTGTTGTTGATGGAAATTTTGTTAGAATAACACATTCTTCAAAATGCCTACATTAAACCCATATTTTTAACACCTGAGTTTTCTAATACATCAAGGGAAACCGATTGTATGTGTTTGCATCACAactaacttttatttttcttgttctctAGTCCCTGTTTTAAACAGCCCAGTTTACAAAGAATACCATCGCACTTTAATccaggagagggacagagacatGACCGGGGATCGCAGCTACGATGATGAATACAACCTCTTCAGCTGTCTTTCAAGGTCGGTTCGTGCGCCCTGTTCAGACCCAATATTATGGTCTCGAGAGATCAGATCACAAGCGGACGAcccttttgtttgtcagttcaaACCGTTTTTTGCAAAACAATTTTGCTTTGTTAGCCACGGGTGTGTCAGCTTTCAATGTCCTGGCAAATATTTGTACTACATTCTCAGGAACCCGTGGCTGCCAGGGTGGATCCTGAGCACAACTCTGATCCTGTCTGTGTTGGTCCTGATCTGGATCTGCTGTGCCACTGTGGCCACCGCTGTCGACCAGTATGTACCCGCCGAGGTAAGTCATACATGCACGCTCAATCTGGGCATGTAAATGTTTGCTACGTGtaatacttttgttttgtcttgtattCCTCAAGGTTGATTGTGCATTTTTATAGTTAATTGTTTGCAACACCAGTCCTGTCTGCAGTGGGAGTTTGTCAGAGTCAGGCGCGTTCACACCAATagaaacatttctggaacattctgtggcgtctgctGGAGGCAGTACTTTGCGCATACTTGCGCTGCgtaaagcagtgtttttgtttacagtcagtTTACTCGCCAGTAGTGATTTTCCTGTGTATTCTAACATGGTCTCACTCGGACATGCCggatattttacttttactaatTATAAGGTagctggcaggaaaaatttCCGGGAACtatccagagcaacatttgcgctctcacatacagcccctctggaaaatgtcaggacttcagTGCTCCTTCCTTTCTCTGAATGTACCTTATGAACCTTATGTAGTTTCGTTTAAGATTGATGTTGTCTTTCCCGTTTGCCTTTCAGAAGTTGAGCATCTATGGTGACAGGGACTACATTAAGGAACAGAAACTGACGCCATACCCAGCATCCTCCCTGCTGATCATCACCTCCAAAGGGCCAGAGGAAGAGGCTGGGCCACTCCCTTCCAAAGTGAACCTGGGCCAGTCCGACCTCTAGAAGCCAAAACTGTAGCAGAGAAGGGACATCTTTGTTTATGAATAATCTTTAGTTACATTTTTACCCTCTGGCACGAGACCTGTGCTTCTTGTGGTCTTAACCAGACATGCAGAACATTTTGTATCACTCATTTTTCCCGTCTCCCTGTGATGCTTTTAAAATTGGAGTGATGAAAAGGTGTTTTTCTGTATATTGGTATAATTGAGGCATTAAAGTATAGTGattacagtacatgtcaaatAGGTTTTGGATTTTTCTCCAGTTTTTGTGTGCATTAGCTCTGTTGGTGtacttattattatattgattaATGTTTAAATGGACTGCTTGACTTGAACTGATACAAGTTTGACCCCAAATCTCAACTTTTGGTTGCAGCGATTGTTAATGTTGCTTTCCCGTTTGTTCTCGTTTCCAGATTATattgaattttacaaaaaaaactatgctCTCGATCTAAATAAAAACTCACGGTACATGGAGTAGGTCTTTCCCACTAAGCTGTTTTCTATTCTCATAATGTTGGATGAAAATTAAAGTCAGTGGAGTGAAGTTTTTGATGTGggtgtttatttcttttcaactGTTACACACCTCAGCTAACTTTGGTATTACAGCATATTTGGGcttttgggggaaaaataaGTGTTTCTGAGGAGAAACCTCCCTGATACTTGCATCTAagacaagttttgtttttacagatgcAGTTCAAGCATCAAAACATTAAATCCTGGTGGAGAATACGATGAAAACACAGTTATGGATGAACATGGCCATGGTGTTTGGAACGGGCCAATTATTTGTcttgtggaaaaacacaacagggtTGACTTTGCCCTTAGGCAAGTAAGGGAAATGGTTGGGGTCCCCAATTTCCAAATAGGTATATAGTCAATAGGCAGCAGTCCATCCATAAATGTCTAAAGTTACGGTAAGGGAAGACATGTTTGACAACGGAACAATGTTGTTTCTTTACCACACAATGGCAAACAAGGAAGTAAAGACATGCAAGATAttgaactttatttataaaattgtacattaaaaaaaaattacacctGTATACAGGTAAGGGTCTAGTCCACCAGTGCGGTCATCATTCTCGTTCCTTGGAGCCCATGTTACCTGTTCATGGGTCTGCTCATGCTGCGCTCTGCTGTTCGTGGAATGCCACGTGGCTGCATACGTCAATAGCTGTTCAACAATTCAATGTCCTCCGCAGTCAGAGCTGATGAGGGCGATCGTTTTGTGGGAGGTTGAAGTGAGCTGTCACAGCTCTCTGTCTGACGctgtcttttcttcatcttaACTTGATGGTCCATCTTGTATGGAACCCGTTTCTCAATAATGAGATTATTTGCCGCAGCTCTGTAGAAATGCAGTCTCTCTCTATTGAGCTCTTCTTCACTCTCACTCACCAGCGGGGTCGTGTTCAGGACTTCTCTGACAAACTTCTGCCTTCCAACTGgccagaaagagaaaaaaaacttccgtAACTATCTCTGGTGAAATGTTACAACACTCAACTTGATTTACCGGTAGTCAGTTAGAATGTGATGTAGAGTAAAAACTTACAAAAGCGTAGCGCTGATGTTCTTGATGCTTcaattttcttctgttttggcATTTGTGAGGTATTCGTTTCCCAATGGTTGACAACCTGAAAATAAGTTAAGGATGTGTTAAGATTATATTTCTATCAAGCAGTTTTCAGACACaacctctggaaaatgtccgcaaaattgGCTCCAGACATTTCCCAGAGTGTGATGTCCAGAggaacatttgtgttctcacgtACATGCCCCCATCCGGacttcagtgaatgtctgaaagtCTGAAAGCAGTTTCCGCATATAAGGATATTTACCTGCTCTGCCCAGCCTTCTGTTTTACATCTCGTGTGATCAAAGATGTCCAGCGGTTTCTCAGAGCAAATGAGTCCCAACAGGTTCCATATGGTCGTCTTTAAACCTGCACCAAGCTGGAGGTATATAATTCCATTATTAAATCGGCCTCACAATAAGCTACAGCTAGGTGTTACACACCATTATTGACTTACCTTCAAACTGGTCCCAGATATATCGAGATTTTCAAGTTTGGGGAGGCATGTGAGGTATCTAATGGCCCTCTCTGAGATAGGGTTATCTGTGTGGGAAAGAGAATAACTGATCAGCAGATCACACATCAACTTGTGACATCAACTTTTTATGTGAAGGTGGTGGTATTTCTGCTTCTGCTACTACTACATTGGAGCTGTTAATATACTGGTAACTAACAGGAAACGTCCAGGAGCTGAAGATGGTCCAGTCCCTTCTTCATCATCCGGATTGGTGCAGTCAGTCTTTGTAAACCAACATCTGACAGACTGTTACCGCCGATAAAAAGATGAATCAAGCTGCTAAAGATGAAAGGCACAAGTGTCAGCAGTGTCATTTCTTAagacacccccaccccccaaaaagaaaaaacgtgtCTTAATTGGGACTAAGAAGTGACAGTTGTAATTACTTTGCCAAGGAGGTGGATGTTAGATGCTGGAATATCTCGTGGTCATCGCCGAGTCTGCAGCCAAACAAATCCAGAGActtcaaactgtgaaatgtttttatttcgtCCATCCTCTCGTGCAAGAGCGGAAACCTGCAGAAAATGAAAGTGCGACAGCAAAAAGGCTGAGGTTGTTagtagagcctgaccgatatggattttttggggcgGATGTCGATACTGATATTTGGGAGTATAAGATTCCTGAAACGACACATCGACAGACATAcagcatatatttatatttatttatttttaaatctatcaatgattcctaagatgtcgttatcaaactttcatgacaaagaaatgtaagtgAGGCtggatattttagtttaaccatacaTTTGATCATGaataactgtaaattaaaaatgcaaatacaaccaaatacatacaACTTATAATGAACACTTTAATGTTCAcagaaatgcacatttaaaggctcacaTCTGTTTGCCAATAATATCGGTCGGCCTCGAAACATATGTCTGTGAAtggctaatatcggccgatattatcggcaaaccgatatatcggtcgggctctagttgtTGGAGGCAGAGACATCTGACCAGGAGAGAGTGGAGATGTATTTGGTAACTCACCTGTTTCGCAGACAGAGGGATCCGAGCACCATCTGCCCGTAGGCGTCACTGAACAACTGCAGGGCTTTCGGAGAAACAGCTGTGTTGGAAAACACGCGGTTCTCCTCCGCTGCTGCGAAAAGCCTGTCTCCGATCTGCTCGGGGAAGCCCACCAGCGAGTCCACATGGTGGATGTTGTCCGCCACGAACAGCAGAGTGAGGTCGAAGAGGGACTTGGTGCTGTACCGCAGACTTCCCTCTGCGTTGTAGGTGAATATGAAATGCTCCTTTCTCGGCACGAACGGATTCGTCCTCCtgcacgacgacgacgacactgGCTTCGGCGGCGACAGGACTATGTCACTGACGCGGCGGAGGCTGCCCTTTTCTCGGACGTACAACGTGCCATTGTCCATCCTGCGATCGCTCTCACCGCGAGCACGAAAACAAACGGGCAACTCATGCACGCTTTAGCTAGCTCGGCTAAAAAACTTAAAACGGAACAAAAACTAGTTGCTCACTTGCTGGCAAACGAATGTGACATTTGACTTGAATTAAAACCTCGTTCGAATGGATCCCCATGTAGTATTTAGTCGGACTGTTTAAATACTtgttggcaattttttttcgtGTATTTTGACAAATGTCCCGATTTCCTTCCGGGTAGCCAACGTAGCAAGTTACGGAGAGTCGTTTCCGCCTGCTTCCCTGCCAAAGTAAAAGTCTACGCTTGTTTCTGGACCCCGTTTTACTAAAAAGCCACCATTAATAACAGCTATTCCACATGATTAAACGTGTATAAATATTGCAATCAACCCCGGTATGACATAGTCATCtataagttattttttaaaacatttttttccaaaagctcGAGCTCTTACTTTGAAAATATTCAGTGACAGGAAGAAGTCTTGTTTACAGCGACTCGAACTTCCTGGCCCACGCGACGCGAGCATATCCTGAGAGAAGGGATATGATTTTCACGAGTTGTGGGATATAATTTGGTAAGTAGGCTTTGTCCAAAGAAAATAACCAAAACAAACTGTTGGATTTTAAAACACAACCGAtgctcttgttgtttttgctccTCCTAATGTTGCGGGGAGACAGTTGAAGTAGTTGGCAAGTTGATGAGCTGTCAGGTGACGACTTGGTTGCTAACTAGAAAGAAAAGTGTCCTCTTTTGCATATTATCCTTTTTACGGTGAAGGAATGATTTTAAGCCTGGAAGCTAAACGGGATTTatgtgtctctcctccacaggtTTCTTGGATTAAGTTGTTGACATTCGTGCAACACTTATTTACCGTCGACTTCCTGAGTGGCGAACTTCCGCTTCGTGAGGGTCAATCCGTATAAATGGCGTCAGCAAATGATCCGTTTCAATTTCAGGGTGCGTTTCCTCCACACGTGTGTAATTATTAAATGGAGTCTCATCAGTGATGCTCTGCTGCAGtttactgttctctctctctctctctctttcttttttatcagtttgCATCTCTCCCTGTGCTGCACTGTGATGACAAAACGATGTGATTAATATCTTCTATTCAATTCTTCTAAGAATTTGAAGAAGCTGGCAATCTGTTAGAAGCCAACAGAGATGCAACCACCATAAGCATCGAAGACGAAGATGTCAAACCCGAGAAGCAAAGAAGAGCCGCTGGTTTAaatcctgctgctggtggtggtgatgatgaggatgctgGTGACTATGACGACAAGACCGAGGTCTGGACAAGGGCTAACACTTGTAGAAGACTTGGTGTTGCATAAAATATCTACATtatgaattgtgtttttctcccttttgtctgttttcaatTGCAGCTTCTCTCTGGGCAACAGAAAAGTCCCCCTTTCTGGACGTTTGAGTACTACCAGCAATTCTTTGACATCGAGACTCATCAcgtaataaaaacaacatttatatatatatttttttcttttaaccattCTGACATTGCTGGTTACATTCTTAGCTATCAACATTTCTTTCAGGTGAAGGAGAGAATCATCGGATCAGTGCTGCCATGGCCTGGAAAGAACTTCATTCAGGTCTACCTTCGTCGGAATCCAGATCTTTACGGTTAGCGCTTTTCATGTCCTGATCAGAGGTTGTCCAAATGGGCATGCAAACAGAAGTTTTAATGATCGAACTTTGTGCTTTTAGGACCATTCTGGATTTGCACTACCCTTGTGTTTGCCATTGCCATCAGTGGAAATATATCCAACTTTCTGGTGCACTTAGGCAAACCAAACTACAAGTATACTCCAGAGTTTCAAAAAGGTATTCATGATTCACTTGCTCAACTTTAAtgcaaaatgtattgttatatgtatgtatgtatgtgttgttAATTTTTGAATATACTGTGTTTTACAGTGACCATAGCTGCAACGGCGATCTTCAGCTATGCCTGGCTGGTGCCTTTTGCCCTCTGGGGTGTCCTGCTATGGAGAAACAACAAAACCATGAACCTGGTGTCATACTCCTTTATGGAGATAATCTGTGTGTACGGCTATTCACTTTCCATTTACATACCTGCAGTGGTgagacctgttttttttaaatttgtatctAAAACAGAGACAGTTGAGATTAAAAGATACTCTGAACCATTCAGTGTCTTCTAATCTGCATATTCTGAGCAACTCAATGCTCAATCACAACCCGGTtatggcaacacacacaaattctggcaaattcaaaaaaacaaattatgtgATTTTATACAATAATGAAAATTTAAtgatatcattttatatttaatttcttccAATAGATACCCCTAAATCTTACACGCTGGACGTGTTAACACAATTTTAATGTGGTGAATGTATCAACATATCACATAAATCCACTTTACAAACATAATGTTGCAA encodes:
- the yipf1 gene encoding protein YIPF1; amino-acid sequence: MASANDPFQFQEFEEAGNLLEANRDATTISIEDEDVKPEKQRRAAGLNPAAGGGDDEDAGDYDDKTELLSGQQKSPPFWTFEYYQQFFDIETHHVKERIIGSVLPWPGKNFIQVYLRRNPDLYGPFWICTTLVFAIAISGNISNFLVHLGKPNYKYTPEFQKVTIAATAIFSYAWLVPFALWGVLLWRNNKTMNLVSYSFMEIICVYGYSLSIYIPAVVLWIFPFEWLRWCSIVVALCLSGSVLVMTFWPAVRDDHPKVIVAIMSAVVLFNILLAVGCKTYFFSKPEPALPANNSSVAVVIKTTSTT
- the lrrc42 gene encoding leucine-rich repeat-containing protein 42 isoform X1; protein product: MDNGTLYVREKGSLRRVSDIVLSPPKPVSSSSCRRTNPFVPRKEHFIFTYNAEGSLRYSTKSLFDLTLLFVADNIHHVDSLVGFPEQIGDRLFAAAEENRVFSNTAVSPKALQLFSDAYGQMVLGSLCLRNRFPLLHERMDEIKTFHSLKSLDLFGCRLGDDHEIFQHLTSTSLANSLIHLFIGGNSLSDVGLQRLTAPIRMMKKGLDHLQLLDVSYNPISERAIRYLTCLPKLENLDISGTSLKLGAGLKTTIWNLLGLICSEKPLDIFDHTRCKTEGWAEQVVNHWETNTSQMPKQKKIEASRTSALRFFGRQKFVREVLNTTPLVSESEEELNRERLHFYRAAANNLIIEKRVPYKMDHQVKMKKRQRQTESCDSSLQPPTKRSPSSALTAEDIELLNSY
- the lrrc42 gene encoding leucine-rich repeat-containing protein 42 isoform X2 translates to MDNGTLYVREKGSLRRVSDIVLSPPKPVSSSSCRRTNPFVPRKEHFIFTYNAEGSLRYSTKSLFDLTLLFVADNIHHVDSLVGFPEQIGDRLFAAAEENRVFSNTAVSPKALQLFSDAYGQMVLGSLCLRNRFPLLHERMDEIKTFHSLKSLDLFGCRLGDDHEIFQHLTSTSLANLIHLFIGGNSLSDVGLQRLTAPIRMMKKGLDHLQLLDVSYNPISERAIRYLTCLPKLENLDISGTSLKLGAGLKTTIWNLLGLICSEKPLDIFDHTRCKTEGWAEQVVNHWETNTSQMPKQKKIEASRTSALRFFGRQKFVREVLNTTPLVSESEEELNRERLHFYRAAANNLIIEKRVPYKMDHQVKMKKRQRQTESCDSSLQPPTKRSPSSALTAEDIELLNSY
- the tmem59 gene encoding transmembrane protein 59, whose translation is MGSFFSFVCALALLAQLSRSLASADVFDSVLGSTASCHKSCEMTYSLHTYPREEELYACQRGCRLFSICQFVRDGDDLNQTKAECESTCREAYTQADEQYACKLGCQNQLPFAERRNEQLEAMMPRIHMLYPLILARGFWDDVMSQAHSFITSTWTFYLQADDGKVVIFQTEPQVKFFSQFELDKDVKEEPENSFPVLNSPVYKEYHRTLIQERDRDMTGDRSYDDEYNLFSCLSRNPWLPGWILSTTLILSVLVLIWICCATVATAVDQYVPAEKLSIYGDRDYIKEQKLTPYPASSLLIITSKGPEEEAGPLPSKVNLGQSDL